From a region of the Saccharomyces paradoxus chromosome IV, complete sequence genome:
- the SWR1 gene encoding chromatin-remodeling protein SWR1 (Swi2/Snf2-related ATPase~similar to YDR334W): MTTSRKSHTKDKKASGEQDLADLKFKYDLLTNELFHLREFVSLIDYDPTHFNDSESFQKFLKDTHLLLEEGAETSANDVIKKSTNGDLTRRRRNLRTSTVVSSETTNDKKGDIEQKLESIAPLVRNKCQELKYRLKDYSNTKSLVPQKRPIQHLKKREVTKALKFKSERKENLPALPAPKTEEKHDRIAKVEETSQAFTIKYHSDDSSFENTSEHYSDNFYFTTSSEEEEIKKKRGRKKKRPRIKLVVHPPKQTVTNPLHVVKPKYENLHEYIASFKSLEDDLTLEEYNQYIDEQRQLLSRLKKGIENGALKYDKGTDSLQPITSKEIKTILAYKPDPISYFYKQQDLQIHTDHLINQGVHMSKLFRSTTKARIARAKKVSQMIEQHFKHAAGAEERKAKEEERHKKSLARFAVQAVKKRWNMAEKAYRILRKDEEEQLKRIEGKQHLSKMLEKSTQLLEAQLNQVNEEEKSSNLSSDSDDLLSESDVAMDEELSTSSDEDEEVDVDVGLKNSPVSTEATPTDESLNLIQLKEKYGHLNGSSTAYDSRNKNGKFPTLDEHESSSSENSIMTGEESSIYSSSENESLNENERESEDKTPSVGLSALFGKGEESDGEFDLDDSEDFAVNSSSAEGEELEKDQMGDSAANIEKARELDHTQNENRNDIKGIEEDVQTKIQEEQLSVVDVPVPSLLRGNLRTYQKQGLNWLASLYNNHTNGILADEMGLGKTIQTISLLAYLACEKENWGPHLIVVPTSVLLNWEMEFKRFAPGFKVLTYYGSPQQRKEKRKGWNKPDAFHVCIVSYQLVVQDQHSFKRKRWQYMVLDEAHNIKNFRSTRWQALLNFNTQRRLLLTGTPLQNNLAELWSLLYFLMPQTVIDGKKVSGFADLDAFQQWFGRPVDKIIETGQNFGQDKETKKTVAKLHQVLRPYLLRRLKADVEKQMPAKYEHIVYCKLSKRQRFLYDDFMSRAQTKATLASGNFMSIVNCLMQLRKVCNHPNLFEVRPILTSFVLEHCVASDYTDVEKTVLNLFQKNNQFNLVDLDFMNLVFTLNDKDLTSYHAQEISKLTCVNDFVGEVNKLKETNKQLQEEFGESSLNFQDANQYFKYSNQQKLEGTVGMLNFLMMVNKLRCNRRPIFGKNLIELLTKDRKIEYDKSSIIDDALIRPLQTRVLDNRKIIDTFAVLTPSAVSLDMRKLTLGLNDDSSVNENTKLKVVQNCFEVSNPLHQLQTKLTIAFPDKSLLQYDCGKLQKLAILLQQLKDNGHRALIFTQMTKVLDVLEQFLNYHGYLYMRLDGATKIEDRQILTERFNTDSRITVFILSSRSGGLGINLTGADTVIFYDSDWNPAMDKQCQDRCHRIGQTRDVHIYRFVSEHTIESNILKKANQKRQLDNVVIQEGDFTTDYFSKLSVRDLLGSELPENASGEDKPLIADADVAAKDPRQLERLLAQAEDEDDVKAANLAMREVEIDNEDFDESAEKKAANEEGESPAELDEYEGTAHVDEYMIRFIANGYYY; the protein is encoded by the coding sequence ATGACCACATCTCGTAAATCGCATACGAAAGACAAAAAGGCTAGTGGTGAACAGGATCTGGCGGATTTGAAGTTTAAGTATGACCTTCTGACGAATGAGCTTTTCCACTTAAGGGAGTTTGTTTCACTGATAGACTATGATCCAACCCATTTCAATGACTCTGAAAGTTTTCAGAAGTTTCTCAAGGACACACACTTGTTGCTAGAGGAGGGAGCAGAAACTTCTGCTAATGACgtaataaagaaaagcacAAATGGCGATCTCACTCGCAGAAGACGTAACCTCAGAACATCAACAGTTGTTAGCTCTGAAACGACCAATGATAAAAAGGGTGATATAGAACAGAAGCTAGAAAGCATCGCACCCTTAGTGCGAAATAAATGTCAAGAACTAAAATATAGACTAAAGGATTATTCAAATACGAAATCTCTGGTACCGCAAAAAAGACCGATACAGCATTTAAAGAAGAGAGAGGTCACGAAGGCTTTGAAATTTAAGAGtgaaagaaaggaaaatttaCCGGCATTGCCTGCCCCtaaaactgaagaaaaacatgaTCGCATTGCAAAAGTCGAAGAGACTTCTCAAGCGTTCACGATTAAGTATCATTCTGATGACAGCTCCTTTGAAAACACTAGTGAACATTATAGTGataatttttattttaccACATCATccgaagaggaagaaataaagaagaaaagaggtagaaagaaaaaaagaccGAGGATAAAACTGGTAGTTCACCCTCCAAAGCAAACAGTAACGAATCCGTTGCATGTAGTCAAGccaaaatatgaaaactTGCACGAATACATCGCTTCCTTTAAGTCACTAGAAGACGATTTAACACTGGAGGAATACAATCAATATATTGACGAACAAAGACAGCTTTTATCAAGACTCAAAAAGGGTATTGAAAACGGCGCATTGAAATATGACAAAGGAACGGACTCACTGCAACCCATAACATCCAAGGAAATTAAAACTATTCTAGCATATAAACCAGACCCGATTTCATATTTCTATAAACAACAAGACCTACAAATCCATACAGATCACTTAATTAACCAAGGTGTTCATATGAGCAAGCTATTTAGAAGTACGACAAAAGCAAGGATAGCCAGAGCCAAAAAGGTTTCTCAGATGATAGAACAGCATTTTAAACACGCAGCCGGTgcagaagaaagaaaggcAAAGGAGGAGGAGAGGCACAAAAAGTCATTAGCAAGGTTTGCAGTTCAAGCcgttaaaaaaagatggaaCATGGCTGAAAAGGCTTATAGGATTTTGagaaaagatgaagaagaacagTTAAAAAGGATTGAGGGTAAACAGCATCTCTCTAAAATGTTAGAGAAAAGTACCCAATTGTTGGAAGCTCAACTAAACCAAGTTAACGAGGAAGAGAAAAGCAGCAATCTGTCTTCTGACTCAGATGACCTATTGAGTGAAAGTGATGTTGCTATGGATGAGGAATTATCAACATCTTCTGATGAAGACGAGGAAGTCGATGTTGATGTTGGGTTAAAAAATAGTCCAGTATCGACGGAAGCTACTCCGACCGACGAATCATTAAATCTAATacaattgaaagaaaaatacggGCATCTTAATGGTTCGTCGACAGCATATGactcaagaaataaaaatggaaagTTTCCGACGTTGGACGAGCATGAAAGTTCAAGTAGCGAAAATTCTATAATGACGGGAGAGGAATCCTCGATATATTCATCCtctgaaaatgaaagtcTAAACGAAAATGAACGAGAATCCGAAGATAAAACTCCATCTGTGGGTTTAAGTGCATTATTTGGTAAAGGTGAAGAGTCAGATGGGGAATTCGACCTTGATGATAGCGAAGATTTTGCGGTTAACAGTTCATCTGCAGAAGGCgaagaacttgaaaaagatcaaaTGGGGGATTCAGCCGccaatattgaaaaagcacGCGAACTTGACCATActcaaaatgaaaatagGAATGATATAAAAGGTATCGAAGAAGATGTCCAGACAAAAATACAAGAAGAACAATTATCAGTGGTAGATGTACCTGTTCCATCTTTACTAAGAGGGAACTTAAGGACGTACCAGAAACAAGGTTTGAACTGGTTAGCCTCTCTTTACAACAATCACACAAACGGTATTTTGGCAGATGAAATGGGGTTAGGTAAAACTATTCAGACGATCTCTTTGCTAGCGTATTTAGCCTgtgaaaaggaaaactgGGGGCCACATCTCATTGTTGTTCCTACATCAGTTTTGCTGAATTGGGAGATGGAATTCAAAAGGTTTGCACCTGGATTTAAAGTTTTAACATATTACGGTTCTCCTCAACAACGtaaagagaaaaggaaaggtTGGAATAAGCCTGATGCCTTTCACGTTTGTATTGTTTCTTATCAATTAGTAGTTCAAGACCAGCATTCTTTTAAGAGAAAGAGATGGCAATATATGGTGCTGGATGAAGCCCATAATATCAAAAACTTTAGATCTACAAGATGGCAGGcacttttgaatttcaacACACAAAGAAGGCTCCTGTTGACTGGTACGCCTTTGCAAAATAACCTCGCTGAGCTGTGGTCATTATTGTATTTCTTAATGCCACAGACTGTTATTGACGGGAAAAAGGTATCCGGATTTGCTGACCTTGATGCATTCCAACAATGGTTTGGACGGCCTGTCgataaaattattgaaaCGGGTCAGAATTTTGGACAGGACAAGGAAACGAAAAAGACTGTTGCCAAGTTGCATCAAGTTTTACGTCCATATCTTTTAAGAAGGTTAAAGGCTGATGTTGAGAAACAAATGCCAGCGAAATATGAACATATCGTCTATTGTAAGCTATCTAAAAGGCAAAGATTCTTATACGATGATTTCATGTCAAGAGCTCAGACGAAGGCGACTCTAGCTAGTGGAAATTTTATGTCTATTGTCAACTGTTTGATGCAGTTGAGAAAAGTGTGTAACCATCCCAATTTATTTGAGGTCAGGCCAATATTAACATCATTCGTCCTTGAACATTGTGTGGCCTCCGACTACACCGATGTCGAAAAGACTGTGCTtaatttgtttcaaaaaaacaatcAATTTAACCTGGTTGACTTAGATTTCATGAACTTGGTGTTTACTCTTAATGACAAAGATTTGACTTCTTATCATGCTCAGGAAATCTCAAAACTGACATGTGTGAATGATTTCGTTGGAGAAGTAAATAAATTGAAGGAAACTAATAAACAACTTCAGGAGGAATTTGGAGAgtcttctttgaattttcaagatgcaaatcaatatttcaaatattctaATCAACAGAAGCTTGAAGGAACAGTTGGAATGCTGAACTTTCTAATGATGGTAAACAAACTGAGGTGCAATAGGAGACCtatatttggaaaaaacCTCATTGAGCTATTAACTAAAGATAGGAAGATAGAATACGATAAATCAAGCATCATCGACGATGCATTAATAAGACCTTTACAAACCAGGGTGCTAGATAATAGAAAGATCATAGATACCTTTGCAGTTTTAACGCCAAGCGCTGTTTCATTGGATATGAGAAAACTGACACTGGGATTAAATGATGACAGTTCGGTAAATGAAAACACAAAGCTAAAGGTAGTGCAGAACTGCTTTGAGGTATCTAACCCATTGCACCAACTGCAAACCAAACTAACAATTGCATTTCCGGATAAATCGCTACTTCAATACGATTGTGGTAAACTGCAGAAATTAGCGATTTTATTACAACAACTGAAGGACAATGGCCATAGGGCCCTTATCTTCACACAGATGACAAAAGTTCTGGATGTCCTAGAGCAGTTTTTAAACTATCACGGTTATTTGTATATGAGACTGGATGGTGCCACGAAGATTGAAGACCGTCAAATTCTCACAGAGAGATTCAACACGGATTCCAGAATAACGGTGTTCATCCTATCAAGTAGATCAGGAGGGCTAGGCATCAATCTGACTGGTGCAGATACAGTTATTTTTTACGATTCAGATTGGAATCCAGCCATGGACAAACAGTGTCAGGATAGATGTCACAGAATTGGTCAGACTCGAGACGTCCATATTTACAGATTCGTCAGCGAACATACCATAGAAagtaatattttgaaaaaggccAACCAAAAAAGACAGCTGGATAATGTCGTTATTCAAGAAGGTGACTTCACCACTGATTACTTCAGCAAACTTTCAGTAAGAGACCTATTGGGATCCGAATTGCCCGAAAATGCTTCAGGTGAGGACAAGCCACTGATAGCAGACGCAGACGTGGCAGCCAAAGACCCTAGACAACTGGAAAGATTACTTGCGCAAGCTGAGGATGAGGATGACGTTAAAGCCGCAAACTTAGCCATGAGAGAAGTCGAAATTGACAATGAGGATTTCGACGAAAGCGCAGAGAAAAAAGCAGCTAATGAAGAGGGAGAGAGTCCCGCTGAACTGGATGAGTATGAGGGCACTGCCCATGTTGACGAGTACATGATCAGGTTTATCGCCAACggttattattattga
- the MSN5 gene encoding karyopherin MSN5 (Karyopherin~similar to YDR335W), with product MDSTGASQIVSALDVIYSPKSNNSQRQEAQKFLDEVKLCSESPFWGYEIALQNPTNSILKYFGLGLLDHAVKKNWNDYDEEKRVALRKWVMELNFGVQDYDTRYIKEKLATLWVEVAKRTWGEALKQTNPTEEQLLTSWVDMDNNLYELWNINQSSRELALIIFRILFEDVFLLDDLIVLKRMTVIQPLCVMIVCPIEVFAIKYKFSDKWTKFKANKEGWFSVWIPELNNALQQNNSEYIIRLLETLKTCLNWPLTEVIVKNDVLSSLLTCLSSNIPRAQSMALDSIHILLTRPYNNESHYQMTIDRVFDNMDLLDSVYESLLFDPTDDIDETKYPIIKKFVDMISCLYVCVPKIKETNGQIQKYFKLVLKTTYNPSLIVSGLTLDLWCTCLRNDEYLPKLEKYVIPDLLQFAADALVYYEQIEGHISKKFAEIDFQSKSEFQTFCSTYRKRIRDIIRLISCVELDLTYDWLNNRLNNYFSSPFGQQVLSSTFLDHKLEPYLGALSQYMIVECFINGCIRWKIWYPTGDDYDEKLDSILQKLEILSNQLIALNLREPLLLKKQIQNFALFLTMLKDNVLFTLLEKIITSATMDYPEINLEERGAESDAVRDLRYACGIELNRMALLMPESLKKIYPDLESVIARIMPNLSYHEKISFKSFLLIIVLKSSLDMKEERFAAIVDPELLAWSDKTTVVGLSDLHWFMERLGIVQIAEYFQRRNINENSDLLSIPIDDEGKELKSELTKRWQSLFPVRATRMFIHYSMQSIKTDEEFKMLQDLWRPRIVPILPYITRLLYQLQSYHDPDNWKGLPTVVQSFVKYSTIERFWEAGASNKSKDEFIDEHMKAMQTLRDFADSVGHIIRYTREYTLLVLSAISSLGSVFYLLDESPDLLLNSIAIFKPGTNEISPGVSTHGWKHIMNIAIRPILKGCPKDCLGKFMPAFLPKLFEILDLLLCQKWSSHMNDMDMNPVPTDDDQMTEEILEENLLRQLTTVVVRIVIDCVGQGNANPNSAKSRLNNHQMEMRKIIFNDLNTLAPFLKLLNHLISFKDTKCSFNSILVMKCCLTSVLNQNNTVDEYFTFEVMKNLLLNVLSNSAFKDSFHEALYVFTVIFLTLCKEYPSARAFLFEISNGYNIDELYRNLRSVDEYKTQRALMIDFIDWVKSTNGKEDGNVDHAGDERKRQEKREAILKKANERLVKKNKENGDMLDDPNIEDGAVGSLFDDN from the coding sequence aTGGATTCCACAGGCGCTTCTCAGATCGTTAGCGCATTAGATGTTATTTACTCTCCCAAGTCCAACAATTCTCAGCGACAAGAagctcaaaaatttttagatGAAGTGAAATTATGTTCAGAATCTCCTTTTTGGGGATACGAAATTGCATTGCAAAACCCCACCAATTCTATACTGAAATACTTCGGACTAGGATTATTAGACCATGCagtgaagaaaaactggaaTGATTACGACgaggaaaaaagagtagCCCTGAGAAAATGGGTCATGGAACTTAATTTTGGGGTGCAAGATTATGATACCAGATATATCAAGGAAAAATTGGCTACTTTATGGGTGGAAGTGGCAAAAAGAACATGGGGTGAAGCTCTTAAACAGACGAACCCTACGGAAGAGCAATTGCTCACATCTTGGGTGGATATGGACAATAACCTTTACGAACTTTGGAACATTAATCAATCGTCAAGAGAACTAGCATTAATAATTTTCAGAAtcctttttgaagatgttttcttattggACGACCTAATTGTTTTAAAGAGGATGACTGTTATCCAGCCTTTATGTGTAATGATCGTTTGCCCTATTGAAGTCTTCGCAATAAAGTACAAATTCAGTGATAAATGGACCAAGTTTAAAGCAAATAAAGAGGGCTGGTTTTCTGTTTGGATTCCAGAATTAAATAATGCATTACAACAAAATAATTCCGAATACATCATAAGACTTTTAGAAACCCTGAAGACATGTTTAAACTGGCCATTGACAGAGGTCATTGTAAAAAATGACGTGTTGTCCTCCTTGTTGACTTGTCTATCCAGCAATATCCCAAGGGCACAGTCGATGGCATTAGATTCGATACACATTCTGTTGACCCGTCCCTATAATAACGAAAGCCATTATCAAATGACCATAGATCGAGTATTTGATAATATGGACTTGTTAGATAGTGTTTATGAAAGCCTATTGTTTGATCCTACAGATGATATAGATGAAACGAAATATCCTATAATTAAAAAGTTCGTGGATATGATCAGCTGTCTATATGTTTGTGTCCCCAAAATTAAGGAGACAAAtggtcaaattcaaaaatattttaaGCTTGTATTAAAGACAACTTACAATCCAAGCTTAATCGTTAGCGGATTAACATTGGACTTATGGTGTACCTGTCTTCGAAATGATGAATACTTACCCAAGCTGGAGAAATATGTCATCCCTGATCTACTACAATTTGCTGCGGACGCTTTAGTCTATTATGAACAGATTGAAGGTCATATTTCGAAAAAATTTGCCGAGATTGATTTTCAATCCAAGTCCGAATTCCAAACATTCTGTTCTACTTATAGGAAAAGAATAAGAGACATCATTAGGTTAATTTCGTGCGTGGAATTGGACCTTACCTATGATTGGTTGAACAACAGGTTAAACAATTATTTCAGTTCTCCATTTGGTCAGCAGGTTTTAAGTTCTACATTTCTGGACCATAAATTAGAACCTTATTTGGGTGCCCTATCTCAATACATGATTGTAGAATGTTTTATTAATGGTTGCATAAGATGGAAGATCTGGTATCCAACGGGAGACGATTATGACGAAAAACTAGATTCCATATTACAAAAACTGGAAATCCTATCAAACCAGTTAATTGCATTAAATTTAAGAGAaccattattattgaagaaacaaattcaaaatttcgCACTTTTTTTGACAATGTTAAAAGATAATGTGCTTTTCACacttttagaaaaaatcataacAAGTGCCACGATGGACTATCCAGAAATTAATTTGGAGGAAAGAGGTGCTGAATCAGACGCGGTTAGAGACTTGAGATACGCTTGCGGTATCGAGTTGAATAGAATGGCTCTATTAATGCCTGAAtcgctgaaaaaaatatacccAGACCTTGAAAGTGTCATTGCCAGAATCATGCCCAACTTATCTTAccatgaaaaaatttcattcaaGTCTTTCTTATTGATCATTGTATTAAAATCTTCTCTAGATATGAAAGAGGAAAGATTTGCTGCTATTGTGGACCCAGAACTTTTAGCCTGGTCTGATAAAACTACGGTGGTTGGTCTTTCTGATTTGCATTGGTTTATGGAACGTTTAGGTATTGTTCAGATTGCAGAATATTTCCAAAGGCGTAATATTAACGAAAACAGTGACCTTTTATCTATTCcaattgatgatgagggtaaagaattaaaatcAGAATTGACCAAACGTTGGCAAAGCTTATTCCCTGTTCGTGCAACAAGAATGTTCATCCATTATTCGATGCAGAGTATTAAaactgatgaagaatttaaaaTGTTACAAGATTTGTGGAGACCTAGAATCGTTCCAATATTACCCTACATCACGAGATTGTTGTATCAATTGCAATCCTACCACGACCCAGATAATTGGAAAGGTTTGCCTACGGTTGTGCAGTCTTTTGTTAAATATTCTACTATTGAAAGATTTTGGGAGGCTGGAGCTTCAAACAAATCAAAGGATGAGTTTATTGATGAACATATGAAGGCAATGCAAACCTTAAGAGACTTCGCTGATTCTGTAGGACACattattaggtatacaaGAGAATACACGCTACTTGTTCTCAGTGCCATATCATCGCTTGGAAGTGTTTTTTACCTTTTGGACGAATCACCTGATTTACTACTGAACTCCATTGCCATATTCAAGCCAGGTACTAATGAGATAAGTCCTGGTGTTTCGACACATGGATGGAAACACATAATGAATATAGCTATTCGTCCTATATTGAAAGGTTGTCCAAAAGATTGTCTGGGGAAATTTATGCCAGCATTTTTACCTAAATTATTCGAAATTTTGGATCTGCTACTCTGTCAGAAATGGTCCTCGCATATGAATGATATGGACATGAACCCAGTTCCAACTGACGATGACCAGATGACTGAAGAAATTCTGGAAGAGAATTTATTGAGACAACTAACTACAGTTGTTGTTAGAATAGTGATTGATTGTGTTGGTCAAGGAAATGCCAATCCAAACAGTGCTAAAAGCCGGCTAAACAATCATCAAATGgaaatgagaaaaatcaTATTCAATGATTTAAACACTCTTGCTCCATTTCTGAAACTTTTGAACCATttaatttccttcaaagaTACGAAATGTTCGTTTAATTCTATCCTAGTGATGAAGTGCTGCCTAACTTCAGTTCTTAATCAAAACAATACTGTTGATGAATATTTCACATTTGaagtgatgaagaatttgttGCTAAATGTGTTGTCTAATAGTGCATTTAAGGATTCTTTTCATGAGGCATTGTATGTCTTCACcgtaatttttttgacttTATGCAAAGAATATCCCTCCGCCAGAGCGTTCCTTTTTGAGATATCTAACGGTTACAATATTGATGAGCTATATAGGAATTTAAGGAGCGTTGACGAATATAAAACACAAAGGGCACTCATGATTGATTTTATAGATTGGGTGAAGTCCACAAATGGGAAAGAAGATGGTAATGTGGACCATGCAGGCGATGAGAGGAAAAGACAAGAGAAAAGGGAAGCTATCCTAAAGAAAGCAAATGAGAGATTAGTTaagaagaataaagaaaatggagaCATGCTGGATGACCCGAATATCGAAGATGGCGCTGTGGGTAGTCTCTTTGATGACAACTGA
- the MRX8 gene encoding translation initiation/elongation factor MRX8 (similar to YDR336W), with translation MSQIYKRYVHKSTALIQNIVANTKTTTLVTQLSVEKAKKKVLKAAFKKKPNSWPKERSPNWLELNDAFNIHYGKPTDSDINKVNRFFNKAKVEFEWCAASFDDIPGRKPKTSFPNVEPDNDILSKNEREITSINTLPEVIFLGGTNVGKSSILNNITTSRVSKDLGSLARVSKTTGFTKTLNCYNVGNKLRMIDSPGYGFSSSKEQGKITLQYLLEREQLVRCFLLLAGDKDINSTDNMMIRYIHEHGVPFEVVFTKMDKVRDLDKFKKKVTSSGLMDLPTLPRLILTNSITSSTSPKRFGIDLLRYTIFQSCGLIS, from the coding sequence ATGAGTCAAATATATAAGAGGTACGTGCATAAATCGACAGCATTAATACAAAATATTGTTGCGAATACTAAAACAACAACGCTAGTCACACAACTATCTGTTGAaaaagctaaaaaaaaagttctaAAGGCagctttcaaaaaaaaacctaaTAGTTGGCCAAAAGAAAGGTCTCCGAATTGGCTTGAACTAAACGATGCCTTTAACATACATTACGGAAAGCCAACTGACTCTGATATAAATAAAGTTAACCGATTCTTTAACAAGGCCAAAGTGGAATTTGAATGGTGTGCAGCTAGTTTTGATGACATACCTGGTCGGAAACCGAAAACTTCCTTCCCGAATGTAGAACCTGATAACGACATATTGAGCAAGAATGAACGTGAAATTACATCGATTAATACTTTGCCAGAAGTTATCTTTCTCGGAGGAACTAATGTAGGAAAGTCCTCTATATTGAACAACATAACCACCTCGCGTGTAAGTAAAGATTTAGGAAGTTTAGCAAGAGTGTCTAAAACAACAGGGTTCACAAAAACTCTCAATTGTTATAACGTGGGTAATAAACTTAGAATGATCGATTCGCCTGGTTACGGCTTTAGTAGTAGTAAAgaacaaggaaaaattaCTTTACAGTACCTCCTGGAGAGGGAACAACTTGTCAGATGTTTTCTCTTACTCGCTGGCGATAAGGACATAAATAGCACCGATAATATGATGATTCGGTACATTCATGAACACGGAGTTCCTTTTGAAGTCGTTTTTACGAAAATGGACAAAGTGAGAGATTTAGACAAGTTTAAGAAGAAGGTTACGAGTTCAGGGTTAATGGACCTACCGACTTTGCCCAGACTTATATTGACTAACTCGATCACATCCAGTACGTCCCCTAAACGGTTCGGTATAGATCTTTTAAGATATACGATATTTCAAAGCTGCGGCTTAATTTCATGA
- the MRPS28 gene encoding mitochondrial 37S ribosomal protein uS15m (Mitochondrial ribosomal protein of the small subunit~similar to YDR337W) — MSIIGRNAILNLRISLCPLRMGKRSFVSSPISHSAKAVKFLKAQRRKQKNEAKQAALKASTDKVDPVLGRVDTPFITRIMAELKEPLVLSKGYNIEEVDKFFAAIECAKRERAELSGLNTEVVGLEEIETPEERREAILRILSMRNSENKNAIKLAVELARKEFERFPGDTGSSEVQAACMTVRIQNMANHIKEHRKDFANTRNLRILVQQRQAILRYLKRDNPEKYYWTIQKLGLNDAAITDEFNMDRRYMQDYEFFGDKILIRDSKKVASQKRKEIRKQKRATF, encoded by the coding sequence ATGTCAATCATTGGAAGGAATGCTATTCTGAACCTAAGAATTTCGCTATGTCCTCTGCGCATGGGCAAGAGATCGTTCGTATCTTCTCCGATTAGCCATAGTGCAAAAGCTGTGAAGTTCTTGAAGGCCCAAAGacgaaaacagaaaaacGAAGCTAAGCAAGCTGCTTTGAAAGCTTCAACTGATAAGGTTGACCCAGTTCTGGGTCGTGTGGACACCCCCTTTATAACCCGTATTATGGCAGAGCTAAAAGAACCACTAGTTCTGTCGAAAGGTTataatattgaagaagtaGACAAGTTTTTTGCAGCTATCGAATGTGCTAAACGTGAAAGAGCTGAGTTATCAGGTTTAAACACAGAAGTTGTGGGTCTCGAAGAGATAGAAACACCAGAAGAAAGACGTGAAGCTATCTTGAGAATATTGAGCATGAGGAACTCTGAGAATAAGAATGCCATTAAACTGGCTGTAGAACTTGCACGTAAGGAATTTGAGAGGTTTCCAGGTGACACTGGTTCCAGTGAAGTCCAAGCAGCTTGCATGACTGTTCGTATCCAGAATATGGCAAATCACATCAAAGAGCATCGTAAGGATTTCGCCAACACTAGAAATTTGAGAATATTAGTCCAACAAAGGCAGGCAATATTAAggtatttgaaaagagataATCCTGAAAAATACTACTGGACTATTCAAAAGCTGGGACTGAATGACGCTGCTATAACGGATGAATTCAATATGGATAGGCGTTATATGCAAGACtatgaattttttggtGATAAAATATTGATAAGAGATTCTAAAAAGGTGGCAAGCCAAAAGCGTAAGGagataagaaaacaaaaaagagcTACATTTTAG